GCCACTTACCATAACCGCTACAGCACATGGGAATGCTATCGTGGCCAGGAGGGAGATCCCTTTTACGGCATGGTTGGTGACTTATCCGTTCCAAAGCATTTCAACGGCAAAGGCCGCAAGCAGGACTGGGTCAACCGCACACAAATCAAAGAGGATGCTGATTACCCGCAGACAAAAACTTTTGATGCCGGTTTGCGCTTTATTGATCAAAACCAGACTGAAGATTCGTGGTTTTTGCAGATCGAGTGTTTTGATCCACATGAGCCGTTTACGACCGACCCGAAATGGCAAAAGCTGTATCCTTCGCCCGACATAGATGGTGTTTTTGATTGGCCGGCCTACGATGAAGTCAAGGAAACACCGGATCAGGTTGAAGCAGCCAAATGCAACTACGCGGCTTTGGTTTCGAAGTGTGATGCCAGCCTGGGCGCGATCATGGACAAAATGGATGAACATTCGATGTGGGACGACACCATGCTCATCGTCTGGACAGACCATGGTTACCTCTTGGGCGAACATGGTAAATGGGCCAAAAACTGGTCCATCCTCTACGAGCAGATTGCGCATACCCCTTTCTTCATCTGGGACCCAAGGTCGCCGGAAACTGCTGGGCTGCATCGCAAGTCACTCGTCCAGCCCGCAATCGATCTGGGGCCGACCCTGCTCGACTACTTTGGATTGAAGAAAACCCCGGACATGCTCGGTCATAGTCTGAGCGAAGTCATTTCCGACGATAAACCGGTTCGAGACGCAGCGATTTTCGGCTATCATGGGAAACGCGTGAACATCACCGATGGCCGCTATCTTTACTTCCGTTGTCCCGAAGAGACGGGCGATTGTTACAGCTATACCTTAATGCCGACCAACATGCGCGGTTTTAAACCGGACATCGATAGCGCGGAACTTTGCGATCCGTTTTCCTTTACGAAAGGACATCGACTTTTGAAAATCGGTAAGCCTGGCGGCAAACGCAATGACGACTCGGCTCCGGATAGTCTCCTCTACGACCTCGCATCCGATCCTGAGCAAAAACATGCCATTACCGACGAATCCGTCGAAAATCGTCTAGTCCAGCGCATGAAAGAGCTCATGCAGGACTGCGACGCCCCAAGCGAACAATACGCGCGCATGGGCCTTTAAAAACCTTTATTATTACTCTATTACAGGTCACAAAGAACACGAAGCGTTCACAAAGAACTCAAAGCCCAAAACTTGAAAGCTATCTCGTTCAATCTTAGTGGACTTTGTGCCTGCTTTGTGTTCTTCGTGACCTAAAATATAAGTAACCTAAGGTTCAACCTACTGCAGGATATTTCCGAGCACTTCGGAATTGCCCGTTGACTGATTACTGAACCAGCGAGAACCATCTTCAGTCCGAGTCAGGAAGAAGTACCAGGTGCCGTTGCCGGAACGGAATGTAAAAGGATAAGTTCCGTCGCCTGTCCACCAGAAATCCGCGGTTTCGACATCAAAATACCACATGCTGGTGCCATCGTCGCCAATCGGATAGATCCAGCCGAGATCATTGTGGAAATGCCAACGCTCAGTATCTGCAATCGGGAAATAGAAACCGAACCAACTCGAAAAACGCGCTCCTCCACCGACATCCGTCCCGGAAAGCAAACCGTCCAGACTGAAGGTTGTTCCACCACCGCCGGAACCTCCTCCATTATCTCCACCCGAGCCGCTACCGCCACCGGAACCACCGCCGCCAGCAACAGTGAATGGGGCAAGCCCTGCAGAGGCTGGATTGGAGCCACCTGACGGTACTGTGAGAGCATCTGTGGTTAAGAAAGAAAGACTGACAGATGCTCCATCACTGGGCACGACCCAAGGTGCACTACCGTCAGTTTCTTGTCCTACAGCGACGTCATAGCGCCCATAAGTCGCCCCTGTTCCAGGGCTGTCGGCACCTTGACTTAAAGTTGGAAACCAAAACAAAGCAATCGGATCACCAGTAGAGATAGCTCCACTCAAATCTGTGATTGAGATAGTCTGCGCAAAAACACCCGCCACTTGATTCGTCGATAAATCACTAAGAAAAATAACCTGATCATCACCACTAACAAATGCATCTGCCGTCGGATTTGAAACAGTAGCATCAGAGGTCGATACGACTACCATAACCAAGCCCGAAACAGGCATCGCAGCCCCATTGGCAGTCTTGAGCTGGTCAGCGGTAAAACTTAACGTCACTGACGCAGATGCGCTTAATGCAGTGATACAATAGAAAAACACATGGACGAATAAACGCATAATTGAATCCTGGGTATAGAGTAGATCTTAAGCGGTTTTCTCACTTATGAGACATTTCGCTCAAAATTTATTCCAAATGGGTCAGTGCGCTCTGCACCTCAGTTGCAAGCACATCGTGACTGCGGAAACTCCTTCCTTACTGAAGAATGTTTCCGAGCACTTCGGAATTGCCTGTTGACTGATTGCTGAACCAGCGGGAACCATCTTCGGTCCGGGTCAGGAAGAAGTACCAGGTGCCGTTGCCGGAACGGAACGTGAAAGGATAAGTTCCGTCACCCGTCCACCAGAAGTCCCCAGTTTCGATATCCCAATACCACATACTGGTGCCATCATCGCCAATAAGGTATATCCAGCCGAGATCATTGTGGAAATTCCAACGCTCGGTATCACTGATCGGGAAATAAAAGCCAAACCAACTCGAAAAACGTGCTCCTCCACCGACATCAATACCGGAAAGCAATCCGTCTAGACTGAAGGTTGTTCCGCCACCACCGGAACCACCTCCATTGCCTCCACCCGATCCATTGCCACCACCAGAACCACCGTCACCACCAGCGACAGTCAATGAAGCACGGCCGCCAGGTGCAGAACTACCAACAAGGGAACCTCCATCTGCAGGGATCACCCATGGATTTGAGCCATCTGATGCTCTAGTTACTCCATAAGGATCACCGGCTGATAGATTCCTGACTGAGGATGAATGATTTGGAAACCAAACAATATAAAAAGAGTCACCAGTGTCTACAGCTGTGCTATTAACATTTACGGAACTGAACTCGACAACAGCACTCCCAAAGGCATCTGAAGTCTGTAGAAACGCAGCGATATAATCATCCGTTCCATCGAAAAAATCACTAG
The Rubellicoccus peritrichatus DNA segment above includes these coding regions:
- a CDS encoding sulfatase, translated to MKRCIMVMFDSLNRHMLTPYNAEAWIKAPNFQRLAERSATFDTSYVCSMPCMPARRDFHTGRPNFLHTGWGPIEPYDDSVPEMLKNAGVHSHLATDHYHYLEDGGATYHNRYSTWECYRGQEGDPFYGMVGDLSVPKHFNGKGRKQDWVNRTQIKEDADYPQTKTFDAGLRFIDQNQTEDSWFLQIECFDPHEPFTTDPKWQKLYPSPDIDGVFDWPAYDEVKETPDQVEAAKCNYAALVSKCDASLGAIMDKMDEHSMWDDTMLIVWTDHGYLLGEHGKWAKNWSILYEQIAHTPFFIWDPRSPETAGLHRKSLVQPAIDLGPTLLDYFGLKKTPDMLGHSLSEVISDDKPVRDAAIFGYHGKRVNITDGRYLYFRCPEETGDCYSYTLMPTNMRGFKPDIDSAELCDPFSFTKGHRLLKIGKPGGKRNDDSAPDSLLYDLASDPEQKHAITDESVENRLVQRMKELMQDCDAPSEQYARMGL